In Candidatus Aegiribacteria sp., the genomic window CATAAATTCCAATCGGACAAAATGCTGCGTTATGCTGTAGAACGACAATTGCTCGTTATCGGTGAAGCTGCAAAACGTCTTTCTGAGGGTTTCAGAAGTGGAGTACCCTCGGTTCCCTGGAGTGCTATTATAGGTTTGCGGAACATATTAGCTCATGAATATGGAGAGATTCT contains:
- a CDS encoding DUF86 domain-containing protein codes for the protein MLPEDRDAAFILDIISAARDIEGFVTNINLHKFQSDKMLRYAVERQLLVIGEAAKRLSEGFRSGVPSVPWSAIIGLRNILAHEYGEIL